The proteins below come from a single Roseiflexus sp. RS-1 genomic window:
- the rplQ gene encoding 50S ribosomal protein L17 — MRHRKKGYLLGREKEQREALIRGLMIALIEHRRIRTTLAKAKAVQPEMEKLISLARQDTPHNRRMALSRLASKTAMRRLFSFAPTQYADRTSGFTRITKLGQRQGDGATMVQIELL, encoded by the coding sequence ATGCGACACCGCAAAAAGGGATATCTGCTTGGCAGAGAAAAAGAACAGCGTGAGGCGCTGATCCGCGGGTTGATGATCGCTCTGATCGAGCATCGCCGCATCCGGACGACGCTGGCAAAAGCTAAAGCCGTTCAACCAGAAATGGAAAAGTTGATTTCGCTGGCGCGCCAGGATACGCCTCATAACCGGCGCATGGCGCTTTCGCGGCTGGCGAGCAAAACGGCAATGCGTCGGCTCTTCAGTTTTGCGCCAACTCAGTATGCCGATCGCACAAGCGGTTTTACCCGCATTACGAAGTTGGGGCAGCGCCAGGGCGATGGCGCGACAATGGTGCAGATCGAACTGCTCTAA